A genomic window from Pseudocitrobacter corydidari includes:
- a CDS encoding HesA/MoeB/ThiF family protein, producing the protein MNDRDFMRYSRQMLLEDIAVEGQQKLLASRVLIVGLGGLGAPAALYLAGAGVGTLVLADDDEVHLSNLHRQIAFTMPDIARSKAEATRARLAALNPDITLKTITQRLAGDALKQAVQNADLVLDCTDNMATRQAINAACVALKTPLITASAVGFGGQMMVLTPPWTQGCYRCLWPDDAEPERNCRTAGVVGPVVGVMGTLQALEAIKLLSGMPTSNTLRLFDARTHQWRNLALHRAAGCPVCGGRHADSV; encoded by the coding sequence ATGAATGATCGCGATTTCATGCGCTACAGCCGCCAGATGTTACTGGAGGATATCGCCGTGGAGGGCCAGCAAAAACTGCTCGCCAGCCGGGTGCTTATCGTCGGACTCGGCGGCTTAGGCGCGCCTGCGGCGCTGTATCTTGCCGGTGCGGGTGTCGGCACGCTGGTGCTTGCCGACGATGACGAGGTGCATCTGAGCAATCTGCATCGTCAGATTGCCTTTACCATGCCCGACATCGCGCGCTCAAAAGCAGAGGCAACGCGCGCGCGGTTGGCGGCGTTAAACCCGGATATCACTCTTAAAACAATCACCCAGCGGCTGGCGGGCGATGCGCTAAAGCAGGCGGTGCAAAACGCGGACCTGGTGCTTGATTGCACCGATAACATGGCGACGCGTCAGGCGATTAACGCCGCCTGCGTGGCGCTGAAAACGCCGCTGATTACCGCCAGCGCGGTGGGCTTTGGCGGGCAGATGATGGTACTGACGCCGCCGTGGACGCAAGGCTGTTACCGCTGCCTGTGGCCCGATGACGCCGAACCGGAACGCAACTGTCGCACGGCAGGCGTCGTCGGCCCGGTCGTGGGCGTCATGGGCACATTGCAGGCGCTGGAAGCCATCAAGCTGTTGAGCGGGATGCCCACCAGCAATACCTTGCGTCTGTTTGACGCACGCACCCACCAGTGGCGAAACCTGGCGCTGCATCGCGCGGCGGGCTGCCCGGTTTGTGGAGGCCGTCATGCAGATTCAGTTTAA
- the nfi gene encoding deoxyribonuclease V (cleaves DNA at apurinic or apyrimidinic sites): MDLASLRAQQIELAASVIREDRLDKDPPELIAGADVGFEQGGEVTRAAMVLLKYPSLELVEYQVARIATTMPYIPGFLSFREYPALLAVWEKLSQKPDLVFVDGHGISHPRRLGVASHFGLLVDVPTIGVAKKRLCGTFEPLDSEPGALSPLMDKGEQLAWVWRSKARCNPLFIATGHRVSTDSALSWVQHCMKGYRLPEPTRWADAVASERAAFMRLTAK; this comes from the coding sequence ATGGATCTCGCGTCGCTACGCGCTCAACAAATCGAACTCGCTGCTTCGGTGATCCGTGAGGATCGCCTGGATAAGGATCCGCCGGAGCTGATCGCCGGGGCTGACGTGGGTTTTGAGCAGGGCGGTGAAGTGACGCGCGCGGCGATGGTGCTGTTGAAGTATCCATCGCTTGAGCTGGTGGAGTATCAGGTGGCGCGCATTGCGACCACCATGCCCTACATTCCCGGCTTCCTGTCATTTCGTGAATACCCGGCGCTGCTGGCGGTGTGGGAAAAGCTGTCGCAAAAACCGGATCTCGTGTTTGTCGACGGCCACGGTATCTCGCATCCACGCCGTCTTGGCGTTGCCAGCCATTTTGGCTTGCTGGTGGACGTCCCGACGATCGGCGTGGCGAAAAAGCGCCTCTGCGGCACGTTTGAGCCGCTCGATAGCGAACCCGGCGCGTTATCACCGCTGATGGATAAAGGCGAACAGCTGGCGTGGGTTTGGCGCAGTAAAGCGCGCTGTAATCCGTTGTTTATCGCGACGGGGCACCGCGTGAGCACTGACAGTGCGCTTTCATGGGTGCAACACTGTATGAAAGGCTACCGTCTGCCGGAGCCAACACGCTGGGCGGATGCCGTCGCTTCTGAACGCGCCGCCTTTATGCGCCTTACAGCAAAATAA
- the thiE gene encoding thiamine phosphate synthase, which produces MYQPHFPPVPFRLGLYPVVDSVEWIARLLEAGVRTIQLRIKDKKDDEVEADVVAAIELGRRYNARLFINDYWRLAIKHQAYGVHLGQEDLETTDLDAIRAANLRLGVSTHDDMEIDVALAAQPSYIALGHVFPTQTKQMPSAPQGLEQLAAHIKRLDDYPTVAIGGISLERAPAVLATGVGSIAVVSAITQAADWRDATAKLLALAGVGDE; this is translated from the coding sequence ATGTACCAGCCTCATTTCCCCCCGGTTCCTTTCCGTTTGGGCCTCTACCCGGTTGTTGATAGCGTGGAGTGGATCGCGCGTTTGCTGGAAGCGGGCGTACGCACCATTCAGTTACGCATTAAGGACAAAAAAGACGACGAGGTAGAGGCCGATGTGGTGGCCGCGATTGAACTCGGGCGCCGCTATAACGCGCGGCTGTTTATCAACGACTACTGGCGTCTGGCGATTAAACACCAGGCTTACGGCGTACACCTGGGGCAGGAAGATTTGGAAACCACCGATCTCGATGCGATTCGCGCGGCCAACTTACGGCTTGGCGTATCAACCCACGATGATATGGAAATTGACGTAGCGCTGGCGGCGCAGCCTTCGTACATCGCGCTGGGTCACGTGTTCCCAACGCAAACCAAGCAGATGCCCTCCGCGCCGCAGGGGCTGGAACAGCTCGCCGCGCATATTAAACGCCTGGACGATTACCCCACCGTCGCCATTGGCGGGATTAGCCTTGAACGCGCTCCGGCCGTGCTGGCGACCGGTGTCGGCAGTATCGCCGTCGTGAGCGCGATTACGCAAGCCGCAGACTGGCGCGATGCCACCGCGAAACTGCTGGCGCTGGCGGGAGTGGGCGATGAATGA
- the hupA gene encoding nucleoid-associated protein HU-alpha, producing MNKTQLIDVIADKAELSKTQAKAALESTLAAITESLKEGDAVQLVGFGTFKVNHRAERTGRNPQTGKEIKIAAANVPAFVSGKALKDAVK from the coding sequence ATGAACAAGACTCAACTGATTGATGTAATTGCAGACAAAGCAGAACTGTCCAAAACCCAGGCTAAAGCTGCTCTGGAATCCACTCTGGCTGCTATTACTGAGTCTCTGAAAGAAGGCGATGCTGTACAACTGGTTGGTTTCGGTACCTTCAAAGTGAACCACCGCGCTGAGCGTACTGGCCGCAACCCGCAGACCGGTAAAGAAATCAAAATCGCCGCAGCTAACGTGCCGGCATTTGTTTCTGGCAAAGCACTGAAAGACGCAGTTAAGTAA
- a CDS encoding YjaG family protein, translating to MLQNPIHLRLEKLESWQHVTFMACLCERMYPNYAMFCKESEFGDPHVYRRILDLIWETLTVKDAKVNFDSQLEKLEEAIPAADDFDMYGVYPAIDACVALSELVHSRLSGETLEHAIEVSKSSITTVAMLEMTQAGREMTDEELKENPAVEQEWDIQWEIFRVLADSEERDVELIKGLRADLKEAGESNIGINFKQ from the coding sequence ATGTTACAAAACCCGATTCACCTGCGTCTGGAGAAGCTGGAAAGCTGGCAGCACGTCACCTTTATGGCCTGCCTGTGCGAGCGTATGTATCCGAACTACGCCATGTTCTGCAAAGAGTCAGAGTTTGGCGACCCGCACGTTTATCGTCGTATTCTGGATCTCATCTGGGAAACGCTGACGGTAAAAGATGCCAAAGTGAATTTCGACAGCCAGCTCGAAAAGCTGGAAGAAGCGATCCCGGCGGCGGACGATTTCGACATGTACGGCGTTTATCCGGCGATCGATGCCTGCGTCGCATTGAGCGAACTGGTGCATTCTCGTTTGAGCGGTGAAACCCTGGAACACGCCATCGAAGTGAGTAAGAGTTCTATTACCACCGTCGCGATGCTGGAGATGACTCAGGCTGGTCGCGAAATGACCGATGAAGAGCTTAAAGAGAACCCGGCAGTGGAACAGGAATGGGACATTCAGTGGGAAATTTTCCGAGTTTTAGCCGATAGCGAAGAACGGGATGTTGAACTGATAAAAGGCCTGCGCGCAGACCTCAAAGAGGCTGGCGAGAGCAATATTGGTATAAATTTTAAGCAATGA
- the nudC gene encoding NAD(+) diphosphatase translates to MDRIIEKLDIGWWVVSHEQKLWLPGGELPWGEAGNFDLAGQRALLIGEWQGSPVWLIQQQRRHDMGSLRQILDQDVGLFQLAGRGVQLAEFYRSHKFCGYCGHTMHPSKTEWAMLCDHCRQRYYPQIAPCIIVAIRRDDTILLAQHTRHRNGVHTVLAGFVEVGETLEQAVAREVMEESSIKIKNLRYVTSQPWPFPQSLMTAFMAEYDSGDIVIDPKELLEANWYRYDDLPLLPPPGTVARRLIEDTVALCRAEYE, encoded by the coding sequence ATGGATCGTATAATTGAAAAATTAGACATCGGCTGGTGGGTTGTCAGCCATGAACAAAAATTATGGCTGCCGGGCGGAGAATTACCCTGGGGCGAAGCGGGAAATTTCGATCTTGCGGGGCAACGCGCGCTGCTGATTGGTGAATGGCAGGGCTCGCCGGTGTGGCTGATTCAGCAACAGCGTCGTCATGATATGGGCTCGCTGCGGCAAATTCTCGACCAGGATGTGGGGCTTTTTCAACTTGCCGGGCGCGGCGTGCAGCTGGCCGAGTTTTATCGTTCGCATAAATTCTGCGGTTACTGCGGGCATACCATGCATCCCAGTAAAACCGAATGGGCGATGCTGTGCGACCACTGCCGCCAACGCTACTATCCGCAGATCGCGCCCTGTATCATCGTTGCCATTCGTCGCGATGACACCATTCTGCTGGCACAGCATACGCGTCATCGCAACGGCGTTCACACCGTGCTGGCCGGGTTCGTTGAAGTGGGCGAAACGCTGGAGCAGGCCGTTGCGCGCGAAGTGATGGAAGAGAGCAGTATCAAAATCAAAAATCTGCGTTATGTCACCTCTCAACCATGGCCGTTCCCGCAATCGTTGATGACCGCGTTTATGGCCGAGTATGACAGCGGCGATATCGTGATCGACCCCAAAGAGCTGCTGGAAGCCAACTGGTATCGCTATGACGATTTACCGTTACTGCCGCCGCCGGGAACCGTCGCCCGTCGACTGATTGAAGATACTGTCGCACTCTGCCGGGCAGAGTATGAGTGA
- the hemE gene encoding uroporphyrinogen decarboxylase, with protein MTELKNDRYLRALLRQPVDVTPVWMMRQAGRYLPEYKATRAQAGDFMSLCKNAELACEVTLQPLRRYPLDAAILFSDILTIPDAMGLGLYFEAGEGPRFTSPIASKADVDKLPIPDPEGELGYVMNAVRTIRRELKGEVPLIGFSGSPWTLATYMVEGGSSKAFTVIKKMMYAEPQTLHLLLDKLAKSVTLYLNAQIKAGAQSVMIFDTWGGVLTGRDYQQFSLYYMHKIVDGLLRENDGRRVPVTLFTKGGGQWLEAMAETGCDALGLDWTTDIADARRRVGDKVALQGNMDPSMLYAQPARIEEEVASILAGFGKGEGHVFNLGHGIHQDVPPEHAGAFVEAVHRLSAPYHQ; from the coding sequence ATGACCGAACTGAAAAACGATCGTTACCTGCGTGCGCTGCTGCGTCAGCCTGTAGATGTCACCCCTGTCTGGATGATGCGCCAGGCGGGCCGCTATTTACCGGAATATAAAGCGACCCGTGCCCAGGCCGGGGATTTTATGTCCCTGTGCAAAAACGCCGAGCTGGCTTGCGAAGTCACCCTTCAGCCGCTGCGCCGTTACCCGCTGGATGCGGCCATTCTGTTCTCCGATATTCTGACCATCCCGGATGCAATGGGCCTCGGGCTCTATTTTGAAGCGGGCGAAGGCCCACGCTTTACCTCGCCGATCGCCAGCAAAGCAGATGTTGATAAGCTGCCGATTCCGGACCCGGAAGGCGAACTGGGTTATGTGATGAACGCGGTGCGTACAATCCGCCGCGAACTGAAAGGCGAAGTGCCGCTGATTGGTTTCTCCGGCAGCCCGTGGACGCTGGCGACCTACATGGTCGAAGGCGGTAGCAGCAAAGCGTTTACCGTTATTAAAAAGATGATGTATGCCGAGCCACAAACGCTTCATCTGTTGCTCGATAAACTGGCGAAAAGCGTCACGCTCTATCTGAATGCGCAGATTAAAGCCGGCGCGCAGTCGGTGATGATTTTCGACACCTGGGGCGGTGTGCTCACCGGTCGTGATTATCAGCAGTTCTCTCTGTATTACATGCACAAAATTGTCGATGGCCTGCTGCGTGAAAACGACGGTCGCCGCGTGCCGGTGACGCTGTTCACCAAAGGCGGCGGGCAGTGGCTGGAAGCGATGGCGGAAACCGGCTGTGATGCGTTGGGTCTCGACTGGACCACCGATATCGCCGATGCGCGTCGCCGCGTGGGCGACAAAGTGGCGCTGCAGGGCAATATGGACCCATCTATGCTTTACGCACAGCCTGCGCGCATCGAGGAAGAAGTGGCGTCTATTCTGGCGGGCTTTGGCAAGGGTGAAGGCCATGTCTTCAACCTCGGTCACGGCATCCATCAGGATGTACCGCCGGAACATGCCGGGGCGTTTGTCGAGGCGGTACATCGCCTCTCTGCGCCTTATCATCAGTAA
- the thiS gene encoding sulfur carrier protein ThiS, with translation MQIQFNDESMQCADGLSVSALLTQLEQLKPGVALALNQQILPRERWEHHIVQDGDRILLFQVIAGG, from the coding sequence ATGCAGATTCAGTTTAATGACGAATCGATGCAGTGTGCGGACGGGCTCTCCGTCAGCGCCCTGCTCACCCAACTGGAACAGTTAAAGCCGGGCGTCGCGCTGGCGCTCAATCAGCAAATCCTTCCGCGCGAGCGTTGGGAACATCACATTGTGCAGGACGGCGATCGGATCCTGCTTTTTCAGGTTATAGCCGGGGGCTGA
- the thiC gene encoding phosphomethylpyrimidine synthase ThiC yields MSTTKLTRREQREQAQRFIHTLEGTAFPNSRRIYLAGTQPGVRVPMREIQLSPTFTGGSEDNPQYEENEAIPVYDTSGPYGDPAEKIDIRQGLAKLRQPWIDARADSETLTARSSAYTQARLADDFLDELRFNSLLTPKRALPGKRVTQLHYARQGTITPEMEFIALRENMGRERIRSEVLRQQHPGQSFDTLLPQNITPEFVRAEVAAGRAIIPANINHPESEPMIIGRNFLVKVNANIGNSAVSSSIEEEVEKLVWATRWGADTVMDLSTGRYIHETREWILRNSPVPIGTVPIYQALEKVNGIAEDLSWEAFRDTLLEQAEQGVDYFTIHAGVLLRYVPMTAKRLTGIVSRGGSIMAKWCLSHHQENFLYQHFREICEICAAYDVSLSLGDGLRPGSIQDANDEAQFAELHTLGELTKIAWEYDVQVMIEGPGHVPMQMIRRNMTEELEHCHEAPFYTLGPLTTDIAPGYDHFTSGIGAAMIGWFGCAMLCYVTPKEHLGLPNKDDVKQGLITYKIAAHAADLAKGHPGAQIRDNAMSKARFEFRWEDQFNLALDPFTARAYHDETLPQESGKVAHFCSMCGPKFCSMKITQEVRDYAAKQAAETGMNEMSGQFRARGGELYIPQENL; encoded by the coding sequence ATGTCTACAACAAAACTGACTCGCCGCGAACAACGCGAACAGGCTCAACGCTTTATTCATACTCTGGAAGGCACCGCTTTCCCTAACTCGCGCCGTATTTATCTCGCCGGTACACAGCCTGGCGTACGCGTGCCCATGCGCGAAATTCAGCTTAGCCCCACGTTCACTGGCGGCAGCGAGGATAATCCGCAGTACGAAGAGAACGAAGCAATTCCAGTGTATGACACCTCTGGCCCCTATGGCGATCCAGCCGAAAAAATCGATATCCGCCAGGGCCTGGCCAAACTGCGCCAGCCGTGGATTGACGCGCGCGCCGATAGCGAAACCTTAACGGCCCGCAGCTCCGCCTATACTCAGGCCCGCCTTGCGGACGACTTCCTCGACGAACTGCGCTTCAACAGCCTGCTGACGCCAAAACGCGCATTACCCGGCAAACGCGTCACCCAGCTGCACTATGCGCGACAGGGAACCATCACCCCGGAAATGGAATTTATCGCCCTGCGCGAAAACATGGGGCGCGAGCGTATTCGCAGCGAAGTATTGCGCCAGCAGCATCCGGGGCAAAGCTTCGACACACTGCTACCGCAAAACATCACGCCTGAGTTTGTCCGTGCCGAAGTGGCGGCAGGCCGGGCGATTATCCCGGCCAATATAAATCATCCGGAATCGGAACCGATGATCATCGGGCGTAACTTCCTGGTGAAGGTGAACGCCAATATTGGTAACTCCGCAGTGAGCTCCTCGATTGAAGAAGAGGTGGAAAAACTGGTGTGGGCGACGCGCTGGGGCGCCGACACGGTGATGGACCTCTCCACCGGGCGTTACATCCACGAAACCCGCGAGTGGATCCTGCGTAACAGCCCGGTACCGATCGGCACCGTGCCGATCTACCAGGCGCTGGAGAAGGTTAACGGGATCGCCGAGGATCTGAGCTGGGAAGCGTTCCGCGACACGTTGCTGGAACAGGCTGAACAGGGCGTAGACTACTTCACCATCCACGCGGGCGTGCTGCTGCGTTACGTGCCAATGACCGCTAAACGCCTGACCGGTATTGTGTCACGCGGCGGCTCAATCATGGCGAAATGGTGCCTCTCGCATCATCAGGAAAACTTTCTTTATCAGCACTTCCGCGAAATTTGTGAAATCTGCGCCGCCTATGATGTGTCGCTGTCGCTGGGCGACGGCCTGCGTCCTGGCTCGATTCAGGACGCCAACGATGAAGCCCAGTTCGCCGAGCTTCACACGTTGGGCGAGCTGACCAAAATCGCCTGGGAATATGACGTGCAGGTGATGATTGAAGGGCCCGGCCATGTGCCGATGCAGATGATCCGCCGCAATATGACTGAAGAGCTGGAGCACTGCCACGAAGCGCCGTTTTACACACTGGGGCCGCTCACTACCGATATTGCCCCAGGCTACGACCATTTCACCTCCGGGATTGGCGCGGCGATGATTGGCTGGTTCGGCTGCGCGATGCTCTGCTACGTCACGCCAAAAGAGCACCTCGGCTTACCGAATAAAGACGATGTGAAGCAAGGACTTATCACTTACAAGATCGCCGCCCACGCGGCAGACCTGGCAAAAGGTCACCCCGGCGCGCAGATCCGCGATAACGCCATGTCGAAAGCGCGCTTTGAATTCCGCTGGGAAGATCAGTTTAACCTGGCGCTCGACCCCTTCACCGCCCGCGCCTATCACGATGAAACGCTGCCGCAGGAATCGGGCAAAGTTGCCCATTTCTGCTCGATGTGCGGGCCCAAATTCTGCTCCATGAAAATCACCCAGGAAGTGCGCGATTACGCGGCGAAACAGGCCGCAGAGACCGGGATGAACGAGATGTCCGGTCAGTTCCGCGCCCGGGGTGGCGAACTCTATATCCCTCAGGAGAATTTATAA
- a CDS encoding Rsd/AlgQ family anti-sigma factor, which produces MLNQLESLTEHVGGSNKLVDRWLNIRKQLLIAYSNLIGIKPGKESFIRLNEKALDDFCQRLVDYLSSCHFSIYERILHKLEGDAALLTATKIWPKLEANTQLIMDAYDSSLETAIDHDNCFEFQQALSDIGEALEARFVLEDKLIMLVLDAMHENAGIKRPA; this is translated from the coding sequence ATGTTAAACCAGCTCGAAAGCCTGACGGAGCATGTTGGAGGCAGTAACAAACTGGTCGACCGATGGCTCAACATTCGCAAGCAATTGCTTATCGCATATTCCAACCTGATTGGGATTAAGCCTGGCAAAGAATCGTTTATACGGCTGAATGAAAAAGCACTGGATGATTTTTGTCAGCGACTGGTGGACTACCTCTCCTCCTGCCACTTCAGTATTTATGAACGCATTCTCCATAAATTGGAAGGTGACGCCGCGCTTTTAACCGCCACCAAAATTTGGCCCAAGCTGGAAGCCAACACCCAGTTGATCATGGACGCCTACGATTCCAGCTTGGAGACGGCCATCGATCACGATAATTGCTTTGAATTTCAACAAGCATTGTCGGATATTGGCGAAGCGCTGGAGGCACGTTTCGTGCTCGAAGATAAGCTTATTATGCTCGTGCTGGATGCAATGCATGAGAATGCCGGGATCAAACGTCCCGCTTGA